Proteins encoded in a region of the Carassius carassius chromosome 49, fCarCar2.1, whole genome shotgun sequence genome:
- the LOC132132489 gene encoding transcription factor SPT20 homolog isoform X1, which yields MQQVLEYALDRAEYIVESARQRPAKRRVSSGGRKSLYQKLYELYIEECEKEPELKKLRRNVNLLEKLVSQESVSCLVVNLYPGNEGYSLMLRGKNGSDSETIRLRYEETELLEYLDAEELPPILVDLLEKSQVNIFHCGCVIAEVRDYRQSGNAKMPTYQSRHILLRPTMQTLICDVHAMTSDHHKWTQDDKLQLESLLILATAEPLCLDPSVSVSCTTNRLLYNKQKMNTRSMKRCFRRHSQAALNRQQEMMSHCPTLPHLRLLDYLQRRKERKPAPSVDLKISKAGNCVDMWKQSSFQLTVPSEIDVEKYAVAGSSVKLDETQPTVWPAQDVRDDYIFECEVGGQPQRTKVTIFQSMGDPQVYGKIYSAKDFKSEEDVTDPHLIHPPFLIGSRTDAVRFLMQYKEVYERDVKCQVKMLHNSGSAGSQGQLSPSRENEAYGFSALVQSSVLGKGVKHRPPPIKLPAGSACAASGNTYSTQASSGHLKCPTPPPTKNQSLSRKHSMELGLLSPAALSPMQRSGTPKPSTPTNTPCSTPHPADVQSATPSVTPTPQDPSLPQQPTLLTSFTQQQMTLPVMTIPLPTSSTTSSQVMTNPAGLNFINVVGSVCSPQTLMSGSNPMLGCSPGTLASGIPLSGLLPSGGLMSGALPAMQSAAPAGGHFGLNNSPGLRPLNLLQLPTGPLIFNSLQQQQLSQFSPQQQSSQSATSSPQQQGEAADPGLTAEQGLSTQQTAVINLTGVGGFMSPQTAVLSQLGCGLEGSGPSLPSPRLQQQHQPQIQLQFLQHQMQQQQMGMAVGAAAQARLPRQHSANQPKSKRKRSTPQPLPKS from the exons ATG CAACAAGTCTTAGAATATGCATTGGATCGGGCTGAG TACATTGTTGAAAGTGCTCGTCAGCGACCGGCGAAGAGACGGGTGTCCTCGGGTGGAAGGAAATCCTTGTATCAGAAACTTTATGAATTGTACATtgaagagtgtgaaaaggaaccagAGTTGAAG AAACTGAGGAGAAATGTGAATCTACTAGAGAAGCTGGTCTCGCAGGAGTCAGTCTCATGTCTGGTGGTCAACCTGTACCCCGGAAATGAAGGATACTCACTTATGCTTAGAGGAAAAAATGGATCTG ATTCAGAAACAATCCGACTTCGCTATGAAGAAACCGAGTTACTGGAGTACCTGGATGCCGAGGAGCTGCCGCCAATCCTTGTAGACCTTCTAGAAAAATCACAG GTAAACATATTCCACTGTGGCTGTGTCATAGCTGAGGTCAGGGACTACCGACAGTCTGGAAATGCAAAGATGCCCACCTACCAGAGCCGGCACATCCTGCTGAGACCCACTATGCAG ACCCTGATCTGTGATGTTCATGCTATGACAAGCGATCACCACAAGTGGACACAG GATGATAAACTTCAGCTGGAGAGTCTGTTGATTCTGGCCACAGCAGAGCCTCTGTGTCTGGACCCCTCCGTCTCTGTCAGCTGCACCACCAACCGTCTACTCTACAACAAACAGAAGATGAACACGCGATCCATGAAACG GTGTTTTAGGAGGCATTCTCAAGCAGCACTCAACAGACAGCAGGAGATGATGAGCCACTGCCCTACACTGCCACACCTGCGGCTCCTGGACTACCTGCAGAGGAGGAAAGAGAGGAAACCTGCTCCTTCCGTAGACCTGAAGATCTCCAAAGCTGGAAAT TGTGTGGACATGTGGAAACAGAGCAGTTTTCAGCTGACTGTCCCATCAGAAATTGAT GTGGAGAAATATGCAGTGGCAGGGAGCTCTGTTAAACTAGATGAGACTCAGCCCACTGTTTGGCCTGCACAG GATGTGAGAGACGACTATATTTTTGAGTGTGAGGTAGGAGGTCAGCCTCAAAGAACAAAAGTCACTATCTTCCAGTCTATGGGGGACCCGCAGGTGTACGGCAAAATCTACAGCGCCAAAGACTTCAAATCAGAGGAGGATGTCACAGATCCACACCTCATTCACCCACC ATTCCTCATAGGTTCAAGGACAGATGCTGTTCG GTTTCTGATGCAGTATAAGGAGGTCTATGAACGGGACGTTAAATGTCAGGTGAAGATGTTGCACAACTCAGGCAGCGCAGGGTCCCAAGGCCAGCTCTCCCCCTCCAGGGAAAACGAG GCTTATGGTTTCTCAGCGCTTGTCCAGTCTTCAGTTTTAGGAAAGGGTGTTAAACATAGACCTCCTCCTATTAAACTGCCAGCCGGCTCAGCCTGCGCCGCCTCAG GGAACACGTACAGTACACAGGCCTCAAGCGGTCATCTGAAGTGCCCGACCCCTCCACCCACGAAGAATCAGTCACTGTCCCGGAAACACTCCATGGAGCTTGGCCTGCTGTCCCCTGCTGCTCTCTCGCCCATGCAGA GATCAGGTACTCCCAAGCCCTCCACACCCACCAACACGCCGTGTTCTACGCCACACCCTGCCGACGTTCAGAGTGCCACGCCTTCAGTAACGCCCACCCCTCAGGACCCCTCCCTTCCACAGCAGCCCACCCTGCTGACTTCCTTCACCCAACAGCAGATGACCCTGCCTGTCATGACTATTCCCCTGCCCACGTCCAGCACCACATCTTCACAGGTCATGACAAACCCAGCAGGGCTCAACTTCATCAACGTGGTTGGCTCGGTTTG CAGTCCGCAGACTCTGATGAGTGGTTCTAACCCAATGCTGGGTTGTAGTCCTGGTACTCTAGCGTCTGGTATACCCCTGAGTGGACTACTGCCCTCTGGTGGTCTCATGTCTGGGGCTCTTCCTGCCATGCAGTCTGCTGCTCCAGCAG GTGGGCATTTTGGCCTGAACAACAGCCCGGGACTGCGACCGCTCAACCTTCTTCAG CTCCCTACGGGACCACTGATTTTTAACTCTCTACAGCAGCAGCAGTTGTCTCAGTTCTCCCCTCAACAGCAAAGCAGTCAGTCCGCCACATCCAGCCCCCAGCAGCAGGGGGAGGCG GCTGATCCAGGTCTGACGGCAGAACAGGGTCTGTCCACACAACAGACGGCAGTCATCAATCTGACCGGAGTGGGTGGATTCATGTCTCCTCAGACAGCAG TGCTGTCCCAGCTGGGTTGTGGTCTGGAGGGCTCCGGGCCCAGCCTACCGTCCCCGAGGCTCCAGCAACAGCACCAGCCACAGATCCAA
- the LOC132132489 gene encoding transcription factor SPT20 homolog isoform X2: protein MQQVLEYALDRAEYIVESARQRPAKRRVSSGGRKSLYQKLYELYIEECEKEPELKKLRRNVNLLEKLVSQESVSCLVVNLYPGNEGYSLMLRGKNGSDSETIRLRYEETELLEYLDAEELPPILVDLLEKSQVNIFHCGCVIAEVRDYRQSGNAKMPTYQSRHILLRPTMQTLICDVHAMTSDHHKWTQDDKLQLESLLILATAEPLCLDPSVSVSCTTNRLLYNKQKMNTRSMKRCFRRHSQAALNRQQEMMSHCPTLPHLRLLDYLQRRKERKPAPSVDLKISKAGNCVDMWKQSSFQLTVPSEIDVEKYAVAGSSVKLDETQPTVWPAQDVRDDYIFECEVGGQPQRTKVTIFQSMGDPQVYGKIYSAKDFKSEEDVTDPHLIHPPFLIGSRTDAVRFLMQYKEVYERDVKCQVKMLHNSGSAGSQGQLSPSRENEAYGFSALVQSSVLGKGVKHRPPPIKLPAGSACAASGNTYSTQASSGHLKCPTPPPTKNQSLSRKHSMELGLLSPAALSPMQRSGTPKPSTPTNTPCSTPHPADVQSATPSVTPTPQDPSLPQQPTLLTSFTQQQMTLPVMTIPLPTSSTTSSQVMTNPAGLNFINVVGSVCSPQTLMSGSNPMLGCSPGTLASGIPLSGLLPSGGLMSGALPAMQSAAPAGGHFGLNNSPGLRPLNLLQLPTGPLIFNSLQQQQLSQFSPQQQSSQSATSSPQQQGEAADPGLTAEQGLSTQQTAVINLTGVGGFMSPQTAVAILAAPNATAANGYGSGGSGTSQTSAATFCQPAKK, encoded by the exons ATG CAACAAGTCTTAGAATATGCATTGGATCGGGCTGAG TACATTGTTGAAAGTGCTCGTCAGCGACCGGCGAAGAGACGGGTGTCCTCGGGTGGAAGGAAATCCTTGTATCAGAAACTTTATGAATTGTACATtgaagagtgtgaaaaggaaccagAGTTGAAG AAACTGAGGAGAAATGTGAATCTACTAGAGAAGCTGGTCTCGCAGGAGTCAGTCTCATGTCTGGTGGTCAACCTGTACCCCGGAAATGAAGGATACTCACTTATGCTTAGAGGAAAAAATGGATCTG ATTCAGAAACAATCCGACTTCGCTATGAAGAAACCGAGTTACTGGAGTACCTGGATGCCGAGGAGCTGCCGCCAATCCTTGTAGACCTTCTAGAAAAATCACAG GTAAACATATTCCACTGTGGCTGTGTCATAGCTGAGGTCAGGGACTACCGACAGTCTGGAAATGCAAAGATGCCCACCTACCAGAGCCGGCACATCCTGCTGAGACCCACTATGCAG ACCCTGATCTGTGATGTTCATGCTATGACAAGCGATCACCACAAGTGGACACAG GATGATAAACTTCAGCTGGAGAGTCTGTTGATTCTGGCCACAGCAGAGCCTCTGTGTCTGGACCCCTCCGTCTCTGTCAGCTGCACCACCAACCGTCTACTCTACAACAAACAGAAGATGAACACGCGATCCATGAAACG GTGTTTTAGGAGGCATTCTCAAGCAGCACTCAACAGACAGCAGGAGATGATGAGCCACTGCCCTACACTGCCACACCTGCGGCTCCTGGACTACCTGCAGAGGAGGAAAGAGAGGAAACCTGCTCCTTCCGTAGACCTGAAGATCTCCAAAGCTGGAAAT TGTGTGGACATGTGGAAACAGAGCAGTTTTCAGCTGACTGTCCCATCAGAAATTGAT GTGGAGAAATATGCAGTGGCAGGGAGCTCTGTTAAACTAGATGAGACTCAGCCCACTGTTTGGCCTGCACAG GATGTGAGAGACGACTATATTTTTGAGTGTGAGGTAGGAGGTCAGCCTCAAAGAACAAAAGTCACTATCTTCCAGTCTATGGGGGACCCGCAGGTGTACGGCAAAATCTACAGCGCCAAAGACTTCAAATCAGAGGAGGATGTCACAGATCCACACCTCATTCACCCACC ATTCCTCATAGGTTCAAGGACAGATGCTGTTCG GTTTCTGATGCAGTATAAGGAGGTCTATGAACGGGACGTTAAATGTCAGGTGAAGATGTTGCACAACTCAGGCAGCGCAGGGTCCCAAGGCCAGCTCTCCCCCTCCAGGGAAAACGAG GCTTATGGTTTCTCAGCGCTTGTCCAGTCTTCAGTTTTAGGAAAGGGTGTTAAACATAGACCTCCTCCTATTAAACTGCCAGCCGGCTCAGCCTGCGCCGCCTCAG GGAACACGTACAGTACACAGGCCTCAAGCGGTCATCTGAAGTGCCCGACCCCTCCACCCACGAAGAATCAGTCACTGTCCCGGAAACACTCCATGGAGCTTGGCCTGCTGTCCCCTGCTGCTCTCTCGCCCATGCAGA GATCAGGTACTCCCAAGCCCTCCACACCCACCAACACGCCGTGTTCTACGCCACACCCTGCCGACGTTCAGAGTGCCACGCCTTCAGTAACGCCCACCCCTCAGGACCCCTCCCTTCCACAGCAGCCCACCCTGCTGACTTCCTTCACCCAACAGCAGATGACCCTGCCTGTCATGACTATTCCCCTGCCCACGTCCAGCACCACATCTTCACAGGTCATGACAAACCCAGCAGGGCTCAACTTCATCAACGTGGTTGGCTCGGTTTG CAGTCCGCAGACTCTGATGAGTGGTTCTAACCCAATGCTGGGTTGTAGTCCTGGTACTCTAGCGTCTGGTATACCCCTGAGTGGACTACTGCCCTCTGGTGGTCTCATGTCTGGGGCTCTTCCTGCCATGCAGTCTGCTGCTCCAGCAG GTGGGCATTTTGGCCTGAACAACAGCCCGGGACTGCGACCGCTCAACCTTCTTCAG CTCCCTACGGGACCACTGATTTTTAACTCTCTACAGCAGCAGCAGTTGTCTCAGTTCTCCCCTCAACAGCAAAGCAGTCAGTCCGCCACATCCAGCCCCCAGCAGCAGGGGGAGGCG GCTGATCCAGGTCTGACGGCAGAACAGGGTCTGTCCACACAACAGACGGCAGTCATCAATCTGACCGGAGTGGGTGGATTCATGTCTCCTCAGACAGCAG